The Halotia branconii CENA392 region AAGTCAATAATGTAAATATCTACCATAGCAATTGAAATAAAAATACACATAACACTTTGTAAGTATAGTTATGGTGGCTTTTGATTACAAATAGCCTAAAGGTAGATTTTGTTAAATAAGTTAATATTTATTTTTACCTCTACTAATGTAGTAAAAATAGCGAAAATATTATAAATTTGTGGTAATAACTCATTTGTAAAAGCGATCGCCTTTTTGAGCAGAGTGAATTTCTAACTACTTTAGGTTAATCAAAGAAACTAAATATTACTCAGAACTTATGCACAGGTAAGGAAAATCTAACCGCAGAGGACGTTGAGAAGCCAATGCGTTAGTGAGGCAGTGTGGTCTTGTCTCAAGGGGAGACGCTGTGCGTAGCTTGCTTCCCCACAGGGGTACGCTGAGAGCGAGTCAAGGGTTTCCCGACTTGTACCGCTAAAGCGGAACCCGCAAGATAGCAACTGGCGTGACCTTTTTGGAATTAACTATCGCTTCATAAATTTTTACAAAAATGCTGTTCTATGGGTAAACCGTGAGATAAATACGTTCTTGTAATGTTGTTTGTTGATTATAAAAGAATCGGCACATCTGGCAAAGACAAATTGTATAAGAGCAGTCCCACAGGCAAAATACCAACTGCTATAAATGGAAATAAACAAGTCAAATCCTCTTTACTAGAGCCTCTTTGCCCAGTTGTTGAGTTTCGACTAAGCAAAAATCGAGTTTCGACTGCGCTCAACTGCCGCGAAGTCAAGATTCAACTATCGCCCAGTCGAAACACTGCCTCCTGCCTTATTTCTTGAAAGTGCCTATTACATTGTTTAAAGTTATGTAGCCTTTTGAGTACAGGCTAGGAGCCACTGCGGTAAACTATGCCTTGATTATGATTCTTTCGCAGAGAAGAACACTCGAAAGGAGCCGTTTTTTCAATGTCTCATACCGTAAAAATCTACGATACCTGCATTGGTTGCACCCAATGCGTCCGCGCTTGCCCTACTGACGTGCTAGAGATGGTTCCTTGGGATGGCTGTAAGGCTGCTCAAATTGCCTCCTCACCCCGCACAGAAGACTGCGTAGGATGCAAGCGTTGTGAAACTGCTTGCCCCACTGACTTTTTGAGCATCCGGGTTTACCTAGGAGCTGAAACAACTCGCAGTATGGGTCTAGCTTACTGAGGAATTTTCTCTAAAATTTCTCACTTGGTTCACAATTCAAGTGTTTCCATAGCAAGCACCTTTAGGATTGTAGGGTGGATACTACCTACCCTACTAATATTGTCTTTTTAGTCTAAAAGCTCAAAAACCATAACAATATTTAGTAGTAGAGGAGCAAATTGCTCCTTTTTTTTGGCAAAACTGTGTCTTGATGCTGGCAACTATACTGGATTTAATAATCTTGCAACCGGAGTGGTGTGAGTAATGTGTGGAATCGTTGGGTATATAGGCACTCAAGCGGCAACAGAAATTTTACTAGCTGGTCTAGAAAAACTGGAATATAGAGGTTATGATTCTGCTGGAATCGCTACGGTTTGGGAAGGTGAGGTTAATTGTGTCCGGGCAAAGGGCAAACTGAATAACCTGCGTTCTAAACTTGAACAACTAGAAAACCCTGCTCAAATTGGTATCGGTCATACTCGCTGGGCAACTCATGGCAAGCCAGAAGAGTATAATGCTCATCCCCACTTAGATACAGCGATGCGAGTCGCAGTAGTCCAAAATGGTATTATCGAAAACTACCGCGAGTTACGTGAAGAACTCAAGCAAAAAGGACACGAGTTTCGTTCTGAAACTGACACAGAGGTAATTCCTCATCTCATAGCTGAATTTTTAAAGAATCTTCCCGCCTCATCTTCATCATCTGCCTTTTTAGACGCAGTTAGCCAAGCTGTGAATTACTTGAAGGGTGCATTTGCGATCGCAGTTATTTCTGCTGATTATCCAGATGAATTGATTGTAGTTCGTCAACAAGCACCTTTAGTAATTGGGTTTGGTCAAGGTGAGTTTTTCTGTGCATCTGACACACCAGCAATAGTTGCTTACACTCGTGCAGTGTTACCCCTAGAAAATGGCGAAATTGCCCGCCTCACACCTTTAGGAGTGGAGATTTACAATTTTGCTGGCGACAGGCTTAAAAAACAACCCCGGATGCTCAACTTGAGTCCCATGATGGTAGAAAAGCAGGGATTTAAGCACTTCATGCTCAAAGAAATTTATGAGCAACCGGGAGTAGTACGAGCTTGTTTAGAAGCTTATTTTACTAATACAGAAAAATCTAGTGAATCACCAATTAATTTAGGTTTACCTACAGACTTCTACGCAGATTTAGCACAAATTCACATTGTTGCTTGTGGTACTAGTTGGCACGCTGCGTTAGTAGGAAAATATTTACTTGAGCAATTAGCAGGAATTTCAACTCAGGTACATTATGCTTCAGAATATCGTTATGCACCATCACCCCTAACACCAAATACATTAATTGTTGGTGTGACTCAATCAGGTGAAACTGCTGATACTTTAGCAGCTTTGGCAATGGAAAAAGAACGTCGCCAAGGGCAAGAACCCCAATATCAAGCACGATTATTAGGCATTACCAATCGCCCGGAAAGCAGCCTAGGGTTAATGGTTCCCCATATTATCAATACCTTGGCAGGAATTGAAATCGGGGTAGCAGCGACAAAAACTTTTATTGCCCAACTGATGGCATTTTATGCTTTAGCTTTAGATTTAGCGGCTCGCCGTCAGACAGTTCCTTTAGAAAAATTAGTAGAGATTATTACCGGGTTGCGACAAATACCCAAAGAAATTGAAGCGACTTTAGAAAGTCAAGAAAGTCTAACTGAACATTTAGCTCATGACTTTGCCGAAACCAAAGATTTTATTTTTTTGGGAAGGGGAATTAACTTTCCCATCGCCTTAGAAGGAGCTTTGAAATTAAAAGAAATCAGCTACATTCATGCTGAAGGTTATCCCGCTGGAGAAATGAAACATGGTCCCATTGCTTTATTAGATTCTAAAGTGCCGGTAGTGGCGATCGCAGTTCCTGGTAGTGTGTATGAGAAGGTTATTTCTAACGCCCAAGAAGCCAAAGCCAGAGATTCTCGATTAATTGGTGTAACACCTGTAAAAGATGGCGAAGCCGCAGAAATATTTAATGATTTACTCCCTGTTTCATCAGTGGACGAATTACTCTCACCCATCCTCACAGTAGTACCTCTGCAACTATTGGCTTATCACATCGCCGCCCGTCGCGGTTTAGACGTTGACCAGCCTCGTAACCTGGCAAAATCGGTGACTGTGGAATAAATAGGTTACAAATATTTAAGTAAATATTTGTAGAGTATATGAGGTAGTTTCCAGATGTAATTATTACATTACATCTGGAAATACTTTTTAAGTGATAGTCTAAGAAGCTGCTGAATCTATCTCACCAGCACTAGTTTTTCAAATAGCAATGCCAAGTGGCATAATTCAAATTTAGTCACGTACTTATCACTGGTCTCACAAGAAAAAATAAGGAGGATATATACTATGAGTCAAAAAACAATTGATTCTCAAAATCTGACTATAGAGAAAATTTTTGAAGATTTTTATATTATTCCTAGTTATCAAAGAGAGTATATTTGGAAAGAAAAACAAGTGTTGGAGCTTTTAAATGATGTATATAGTGAGTTTCCTCTTTCAACAAATATAGAATCTGATGAATATTTCCTAGGCAGTATTGTAATTTGTCCTAGCACTGATGATACAGACAAAGTGTATCAGGTGATTGATGGACAACAAAGATTAACAACGTCTTATATTTTCTTTTGTACTGTTAAAAACTATATAAATAAGTTGCCAGAACATCAAAAGTTTGATGCCATTAAAAAATTAATTTATTCAGAATATACAAATGCACAAGGTCAAGATCAATCACGATACAGGATTAATCCTCAATATCCAGATAGTAAAAATATCTTGGAGGAATTTGCTAAGGATGAACTCAATATAGAAGAGATAGAAAAACAAAGAAATAATCAAACTGAATCTACAATTAATTTGATATCAGCTTATCAAACAATAGAAGATTTTATCAAAGATAAATTTCAAGATAAAGAAAGCCAAATCAAGAGATTCTACGCTCCTTTTATCAAAAAAGTCAAGTTAGTTAGAGTTGAAACCACAGATATTAATCACGCCTTAAGAGTTTTTGAAACCATAAATAATAGAGGCGTTGGCTTAGATTCTATGGATTTACTTAAAAATCTTTTATTTAAACAAGTTGAAAAAGAAGAGTTTTTAAAGATTAGTAATTTTTGGAAAGAAATAAAAAATGAGTTAGATTCTGTTAAAGAAAAACCTATGGATTTTTTAAGATATTTTATTCTAACTCAATATGCTATTGAAAGGGATAATGTTCAAAATAAAGAAGTATGAATGGTTGCTAGAAAATAATACTATTTGTAAATATGAAGAAACCCCATTTGAGTTTGTAAAAGACTTACTGAATGCGGCTAAGTCTTATAAATCATTAGTTGAAAGAAAAAATCCTGCTGATAATTCTGAAAATCCGCATTTAGCAAATATTAAGTATTTAAGTCCTAATCTTAAACAACATTTGTATATGTTATTAGCAGCACGCGATATGTCCATTAATATATTCACTCAATTGTGCCTCCATATTGAAAATTTTATCTTTGTTTATGGGTTTCCTAATAATTCCATGAGTGAATTAGAAAGATTATTTATTAATTGGGGGCAAGAAATTCGTAGAATAGCAAAAACTGAAGACAGAGAACAACAATTATCTGATTTAAAAATTTTCATAGATAGTACTCTTGGGGAGCGTAAAGAAAATCTCAGGAAATCGTTTGAGAAAAAGTTTAGTGAAGCCAGTCAATTAGATTTTAATTCAAGGGGTACAAATAAAAAACCAACATCAAATGCTAATAAAAAAACAAAGTATATATTAGCAAAAATTTCTCAGTATATACAAATGATAGGTTATAGCGAGAATGATGAATATCAAAATTTAACAACTTTTACTCAGAGTTCAATAGAAATTGAGCATATTTTACCTCAAGATTTAAATTCTGAACCGATTAAGACTTTTGATAACCAGGATGAAGTGGAAACGTATATATATAAATTAGGTAACTTAGCTTTACTAGAACAAACACTCAACTCTTCAATTCAAAATAGTTCATTTGATATCAAAAAAAGAGCTTATAAACAATCAAATTTCCTTCTGACACAATGTATTTCTGATAAGCCTAGCATTGGAAATAATACTGCAATTAATCGGGCTGTTGAAGATTTAATAAGTTTTCAAGAATGGAATTCACAATCAATTGAGAAAAGACAAGAGATGCTAAAGGCATTAGCTTTGAAAATATGGTACGAGGAAGTATCTTTTAGAAAAGATATACCTGAATAATTTTAATTATAAAAATTCATTTTTGTATTTGGATACCAATAAATTAAGTGCGTTTGGTTTACCCATTAGCAGGTAAGTCCCTGAGAATTGGCAAGCATACAATTCGTTTAGGTATTCCCGACATATGTTTGCTTCAACCTGCGGAGAAACTGCGATCGCGCATCTAAATCAACCATCATTCTGAGATATTTTTGCGATTATTTTTTCCCACTGCTCAATCTGGTTCTGTAGTTGTAATTGACGATCGCCCACTCCTACACAGTCCCTTACTAACACACCAAATCCCCAAAAAATAACCAAACAAGGAGAAAAGTCAAATGAACAATTTCAATCCCCTGACTTTTTATAAACATTCCACCTTGGCGATCGCCTTTCACCCTCAGAGTGATCGGTACAGTTAGCGTATTAGCAAAAACATAAACCTTTATGATTACAGAATCGAGGAACTCTGGCACAAATGGCAGCCAAAGTGATCGCTGTCCCAAGGTGCGATCGCGGTGTGTAGCGAGGAGCGATCGCATCATGAATTTATCAACGAATCACTTGCACGTCCAACGCCAAACCCAAAGTTGCCCAGAGGCGATCGCAGGTCAAAACTGGGACATTCAACCGCATCCCCAAACTCAAACAAGCACGATCTCCCAACGACAGCCCAGCCTGTCGAGTTTGCAACCAGAGTCGCCCTACCATATCAGCATCTTCAAGAGAAAAAGGAGCGATCGTCAGCCCCAACGCTTCCAAATCTTCCCGCATCCCATCGACTACGACACCAGCAGCCACAGACTTCTGCACTACTTCCGCCCAATTCACACTCGACATCACCGATTCAGCCAGTACTGCTTCAACCGCCTCACTTCCAGGCTCATCTTGCAAATAGGCAAGCAATGCCGAGGCATCCAACACAACCGTCATTCACTTACTTCCCGTTGCGCTTCTTCCTGTCGTTGGGCGATCAATTCATCCGCAAGGCTAGTGTTTTTTATCACATGGGAAAACCGAGCCTTAAGTCGGCGTTGGACAGTTTCCAGCTTTTCCAACACTAATCGTCCATCTTCAAGCCGAGCAATCAATGTATCACCTGGTTCAAAGCCAAGGGATTTTCGCAAAGCCGCAGGAATCACTAATCGCCCTTGCTCACCCAGTCGAACCTCAACATGGGTAGGAAATTCAGCCATAGGGATAATAAATGTGCCACATAACTATTGTATCTGCCACATTGCTCTAATTTGTGGCAAAAAAGGGAGAGCAAGAATAGTTAGCTCTCCTTAATCCCCAGAAATACGTAGTGATCGCCCCTCTCTCAAAAAATCTTTTCACTGTGTAAAGCGATCGCGTCAAACCAGACAAACAATATACAACACCGAATGAACAATAACCTCTCAGGAAGTACGATTGTACCGAGTAAAAGTGCGATCGCTTCCAGAGGTTATTTTTATATGGTTAGAATCAGAATGGAATAGACGCAAGCTGAATATAAGCGGTGTATCAAAGAAGGTCGTAGTCGAGGAAGAGAGAAAGAATATAAACCTTGTCTTACAATTTAGTTCTTTCCTGTGGTTATAAATTTTGAAATTTTCAATACAACAGCTAGAAGAATATCTCAGAATTACAGAGTAAGGATTCAGGTATATGGGTATTGACAAGTGTGATATCTATTGAGTAGAAAATCGAGATTCTTTCCTCCACTTAGTTGCCTTTAGAATGATAAAGTCTATTCTTCGCGTACTATAAAAAAGTTGCAAATTAATTAACAAAATTGGAACATAACTCTTAGGAGTAAATATTGTGATGTGATCGCCTTCAAGAGATTTTTTATAGCTAGAGGAAGACAAGAGTAGACGCAAGCTAAGTTTGAGCTTTACTTCATAAACTCTCTCAGTAATTGGTCTAAGCGTGTTACGAATGCTTAGGGAGGTTTTTTCAGCCAATGATTCAAATGGAAATAAACTATCTGAAAAGCTTATAAGGCAAAACTTTGAGAAATTTTATAACTTTTTTATTTGTCAATATGAGAAAGACTTCATAAATTATACAACTTTATTTTTTCGGGCTTAGGCAAATAGCAACGTAAATCCAGTCCTTACAAGCTTTTAAATTGTACAACTTTTTTATATTTTTACAATTGAAACTTAAATAGCTCTTCAGCAATTTATATAGTTGAAAGAGCTATTTTTATGAGTATAAATACTATGCATAATTGTATATGAAAATACACAAATATATCTAATTTCACCTTTCATTGTAAAATTGTCCGTTTAAATGCGATCGCAGCAACTTAAATGTATATCTGTGTTCTATTAGACTGCAATGATCACTGAATTGTTAATTAACTAGAGATTATAAACTTGAGTAATCGCGTTGGTATAGCTTACCTTGGGTATGCAATATTTTGCCGCCAGAATGCAGATGAATTGGATTAGCTTATTAAAGGCACAACAGGCTGACTTCATTCAACGTGTGAAAAAACCTAAAACCAATGACCTATTTTTGCTAAAAAGTCAAGTTAAAGGTTGCCATAGTGAGATTATGGCATTTCGGGGTGAACCATTAGCAGAAATGTTGGAATTTTCGCGCCAACAAGCTGAAATTATCGCCAAAAATCCACCTCCCATTCCGCCTGAATATCCTGAACCTCCCGACTGGGTAATCCCATTTCCTAAACATTTCCAACAGCAAGCAGAAGATTACATCGTCCGAGAGCAAATTGTTGAACGAGTCATGGTCGAACGTTTGGGCAAGCTGGTAAAGAAACTGCCCCAAGACACTTTGCAAAATATGGTTTTAGATGACGAGGGTAATTTACGTGGTGAAAGTAAATTTAGTTATTTGCTAGCAGATAATCCTCAAGTAAGTATTAACGTTTACGTTGCCGATGGAGAAAGTTTTAACGGGATTAAGAAAGATAAAATTAGGTGGTCAGTTACTCAAGAAGACTTAAAAAATCACCAAGTATTAATTTTTCTGTGTTTACTTTATCCATTTACAGGTAAATTAGGTTACGAAAAACACGTAGTTGTTACTGGTTTTTTACCTACTAATCAAATTGAATCCAATGAAGCAAAACTCTATGTCAGTCCCAGTAACTTATTGTATGTAGGGGGATTGAGTTGGTATTTAGAATCACTAAGCAATAAAAAAATTGCCGAAAAGGATGCATTATTATTAGTTGATGCACAAGCGATCGCAGAGACAATTCAGACTATACCATCAGAGCATCCCCAAAAAGATCTAATTGGCGACTGGGAATGCTGGCAGACATTAAAAGGGCATACTCAAGGCATTAATTGTCTTGCCTACTCTTCTAGAATCTCTACGGCCAAGAGTTCTCGGTCTAAAAATGCTAAAACATCGCCTATATTAGCAAGCGGCAGTTTGGGAGAAACAAAACTCTGGGATTTAAGCAAAGGTGAATTAATAAAGACATTATCAGAATACCCTTGGGTAGTATCTGGGCTAATAGATCAAGTTAATTCCCTAGCCTTTAGTGCAGACGGACAAACTTTAGTGAGTGGCGGTGCAGACTCCACAATTAAGATTTGGCATACAGGCGCACTAGACTTGATTGATATTATGCACAAGCATAATGGCATGGTGCGTTGCGTAGCATTCACCCCCGATGGCAGGATGGTAGCAACTGGTGGAGATGATAGAAGAATCTTATTTTGGGATTTAATGCGTCGTCAAGTAGCGATCGCCCTATCTTTAGACGATACAGCTGCTCATTCCCTAGTTTTAAGCAGAGATGGACAAACTCTGGTTACAGGTAGCTACCGCAAAATCAAAGTTTGGCAGACTTTACTCCCCACAAAAACCAAAACTTTCAAAGATGTAGAACCACAGCATACCCTGATGGGTCATGCTCACATCGTTGGTTGTTTGGCGATGAGTGCCGATGCTAAATTACTCGTCAGTGGTAGCTGGGATCAGACAATTAAAATTTGGGACTTAGAAACTGGAGAATTAATTTGTACACTCAAAGGGCATACAGATAAAGTACATGCGATCGCCCTGAGTCCTGACGAGCAAATTATCGCTAGTGGTAGTGCAGATAAAACCATCAAATTGTGGCATGTACAAACAGGAGAACTGCTGGCTACCTTTACAGGTCATAGCAACACAGTTACAGCATTAGCCTTTACCGACTCCGGCGAAATCTTAGTTAGTGGCAGTTTGGATAAGACAATTAAAATCTGGCAACGGAGTTAATTCGTAATTCATAATTATCTAGCCTTTGATACTCGTAAACAATAAACTCTAAAAATTCTCCGTGCCTCTGCGTGAAATTTCATCTTCCACCAACAGCGTTTCCCAGCTAGCAAGTTAAATTATATACAATAGCTGAATAGTCTCACGCATACCGCTAAGGCGGAACTCGAAGAGTAGGCGTAAAGATCTAATAATTAAATTATCCCCTTTATGCTGTTTGCTTATGGCGATCGCTACTCAATCTTAGTTAATTAAAAGATGACAGTAACTACCTACAAATGGACAATTGAACGCTATCACCGAGCGATAGAAGCAGGAATCTTTGATGACCAACCCATTGAACTATTGCACGGCGACCTCATAGTTATGCCACCAGAACGAGAACCCCATGCCTATTACAATACCGAAGCCGCTGATTATCTCCGCACACTATTAGGTGAACGCGCAAAAATCCGCGATGCCAAACCCATCACCCTACCCAACGACTCAGAACCAGCCCCAGATGTAGCGATTGTCAAACCATTAGGCGAGGTTTACTTAGAACACCACCCCTACCCTGAAGATATATTCTGGATTATCGAGTTTTCTCAGTCCACCCTGAATAAAGACTTGGGTGATAAAAAAGACATTTATGCAGAAGCAGGGATTGCTGAATATTGGGTTGTTAATCTCAACAATTCTCAGTTGCTAGTATTTCGAGACTTAAAAAATGGGCAATACACAACTGAACTGACACTAACTACAGGTACTATTGTCCCCCTAGCCTTTGCTGATGTATCAATCCAAGTGAATCGCCTTGTAGGTTTCCCAAAAAGATAATTTGTAACACCTGTTAAAAACGAAAAATGTAAGGCAAGCTAATCCGAATAATTAAAGTGAAACGGTATGACTGTAGAACAGGTTTTTAGTTGGTTGAGTTTGTCATAAAAAAGCGATCGCCTTTCAACAGCGATCGCACACATCTCAATAAATTGCCGTCTCTACGAAGTGAAATTTAGACTAACAGTGATTGCATCAATGGTTTATCTTCTGATAACTTACCTGTTCGCAACCATTGTGTCATTTCATCTGGTACTCTGACTTTGTTAAGGCGATCGCGCAGTTGGGAACCTTCTAAGATTTCTTTATCCAGCAGTTCTTCGGCGGTTGATTCTAACAAGTCACGGTTATATTGCAGAATACTCAAAGCAATATGATGAGCATTATCTAATGTCTGCTTCACTTCACGGTCAATTTCTTCAGCAACTTTGGGACTAATCGCACGGCGTGGGTTGCTATAACCTTCAAGAAATTGTTGTTGACTCTTTTCAAAGGCTACTGTGCCCAAGCGATCGCTCATGCCGTAAAGGGTAATGGCACGTTCTGCTAAGTCAGTAGCTTTTTGGATATCATCAGCAGCACCAGTAGACACTTTACCAAAAATAGTTTCTTCGGCAGAACGTCCACCCAACAGAGTCGCAATGCGTCCACGGATTTCATCTTCGAGCATTAAGAAGCGGTCTTCTTCTGGCATTTGAATTGTGTAACCCAATGCACCCACGCCACGGGGGACAACAGAGATTTTTTCCACTTTACCAGCACCAGGCATCAATGCACCGATGATGGCGTGACCAACTTCGTGATAAGCTACAGTCTTTTTCTCAGTTTCATTCAAGACACGAGAGCGTTTTTCTAAACCAGCAACTAATCGCTCGATCGCTTCGTTAAAATCTGCCATTGTCACAGCTTGGCGATTTTGGCGAGCTGCCAATAGTGCAGCTTCATTCACCAAATTGGCTAAATCTGCCCCAGCAAAGCCTGGAGTTCTAATAGCAATCTTGCCCAAATCAACATCATTAGCTAATTTGACGTTTCTAGCATGGACTTTGAGAATAGCTTCACGACCAATTTTATCAGGGCGATCAACTACAACTTGGCGGTCAAAACGACCGGGACGACGTAAAGCCGGATCGAGAACTTCGGGACGGTTGGTAGCAGCGATAATAATTACAC contains the following coding sequences:
- a CDS encoding WD40 repeat domain-containing protein, which codes for MQMNWISLLKAQQADFIQRVKKPKTNDLFLLKSQVKGCHSEIMAFRGEPLAEMLEFSRQQAEIIAKNPPPIPPEYPEPPDWVIPFPKHFQQQAEDYIVREQIVERVMVERLGKLVKKLPQDTLQNMVLDDEGNLRGESKFSYLLADNPQVSINVYVADGESFNGIKKDKIRWSVTQEDLKNHQVLIFLCLLYPFTGKLGYEKHVVVTGFLPTNQIESNEAKLYVSPSNLLYVGGLSWYLESLSNKKIAEKDALLLVDAQAIAETIQTIPSEHPQKDLIGDWECWQTLKGHTQGINCLAYSSRISTAKSSRSKNAKTSPILASGSLGETKLWDLSKGELIKTLSEYPWVVSGLIDQVNSLAFSADGQTLVSGGADSTIKIWHTGALDLIDIMHKHNGMVRCVAFTPDGRMVATGGDDRRILFWDLMRRQVAIALSLDDTAAHSLVLSRDGQTLVTGSYRKIKVWQTLLPTKTKTFKDVEPQHTLMGHAHIVGCLAMSADAKLLVSGSWDQTIKIWDLETGELICTLKGHTDKVHAIALSPDEQIIASGSADKTIKLWHVQTGELLATFTGHSNTVTALAFTDSGEILVSGSLDKTIKIWQRS
- a CDS encoding type I-MYXAN CRISPR-associated protein Cas6/Cmx6, yielding MRLVYPLAGKSLRIGKHTIRLGIPDICLLQPAEKLRSRI
- a CDS encoding Uma2 family endonuclease, producing MTVTTYKWTIERYHRAIEAGIFDDQPIELLHGDLIVMPPEREPHAYYNTEAADYLRTLLGERAKIRDAKPITLPNDSEPAPDVAIVKPLGEVYLEHHPYPEDIFWIIEFSQSTLNKDLGDKKDIYAEAGIAEYWVVNLNNSQLLVFRDLKNGQYTTELTLTTGTIVPLAFADVSIQVNRLVGFPKR
- a CDS encoding DUF262 domain-containing protein; this translates as MSQKTIDSQNLTIEKIFEDFYIIPSYQREYIWKEKQVLELLNDVYSEFPLSTNIESDEYFLGSIVICPSTDDTDKVYQVIDGQQRLTTSYIFFCTVKNYINKLPEHQKFDAIKKLIYSEYTNAQGQDQSRYRINPQYPDSKNILEEFAKDELNIEEIEKQRNNQTESTINLISAYQTIEDFIKDKFQDKESQIKRFYAPFIKKVKLVRVETTDINHALRVFETINNRGVGLDSMDLLKNLLFKQVEKEEFLKISNFWKEIKNELDSVKEKPMDFLRYFILTQYAIERDNVQNKEV
- a CDS encoding AbrB/MazE/SpoVT family DNA-binding domain-containing protein, translating into MAEFPTHVEVRLGEQGRLVIPAALRKSLGFEPGDTLIARLEDGRLVLEKLETVQRRLKARFSHVIKNTSLADELIAQRQEEAQREVSE
- a CDS encoding type II toxin-antitoxin system VapC family toxin; the protein is MTVVLDASALLAYLQDEPGSEAVEAVLAESVMSSVNWAEVVQKSVAAGVVVDGMREDLEALGLTIAPFSLEDADMVGRLWLQTRQAGLSLGDRACLSLGMRLNVPVLTCDRLWATLGLALDVQVIR
- a CDS encoding HNH endonuclease family protein, with product MFKIKKYEWLLENNTICKYEETPFEFVKDLLNAAKSYKSLVERKNPADNSENPHLANIKYLSPNLKQHLYMLLAARDMSINIFTQLCLHIENFIFVYGFPNNSMSELERLFINWGQEIRRIAKTEDREQQLSDLKIFIDSTLGERKENLRKSFEKKFSEASQLDFNSRGTNKKPTSNANKKTKYILAKISQYIQMIGYSENDEYQNLTTFTQSSIEIEHILPQDLNSEPIKTFDNQDEVETYIYKLGNLALLEQTLNSSIQNSSFDIKKRAYKQSNFLLTQCISDKPSIGNNTAINRAVEDLISFQEWNSQSIEKRQEMLKALALKIWYEEVSFRKDIPE
- the glmS gene encoding glutamine--fructose-6-phosphate transaminase (isomerizing); its protein translation is MCGIVGYIGTQAATEILLAGLEKLEYRGYDSAGIATVWEGEVNCVRAKGKLNNLRSKLEQLENPAQIGIGHTRWATHGKPEEYNAHPHLDTAMRVAVVQNGIIENYRELREELKQKGHEFRSETDTEVIPHLIAEFLKNLPASSSSSAFLDAVSQAVNYLKGAFAIAVISADYPDELIVVRQQAPLVIGFGQGEFFCASDTPAIVAYTRAVLPLENGEIARLTPLGVEIYNFAGDRLKKQPRMLNLSPMMVEKQGFKHFMLKEIYEQPGVVRACLEAYFTNTEKSSESPINLGLPTDFYADLAQIHIVACGTSWHAALVGKYLLEQLAGISTQVHYASEYRYAPSPLTPNTLIVGVTQSGETADTLAALAMEKERRQGQEPQYQARLLGITNRPESSLGLMVPHIINTLAGIEIGVAATKTFIAQLMAFYALALDLAARRQTVPLEKLVEIITGLRQIPKEIEATLESQESLTEHLAHDFAETKDFIFLGRGINFPIALEGALKLKEISYIHAEGYPAGEMKHGPIALLDSKVPVVAIAVPGSVYEKVISNAQEAKARDSRLIGVTPVKDGEAAEIFNDLLPVSSVDELLSPILTVVPLQLLAYHIAARRGLDVDQPRNLAKSVTVE
- the ftsH gene encoding ATP-dependent zinc metalloprotease FtsH; amino-acid sequence: MPVETNNKRQIKPPKRRQFGGSLLILLTLILMLNLIVPSAFAPRSPQVPYSEFIAQVEAGKVERAVVGSDRIEYFIKSETSDSQSPEQAFTTTPVALDLDLPKILRDHNVEFSAPPPDQNGWISTLISWIAPPLIFFGIWGFLISRQGAGPAALTVGKSKARIYSEGSTGVKFTDVAGVDEAKAELEEIVDFLKNAGKYTQLGAKIPKGVMLVGPPGTGKTLLAKAIAGEAGVPFFSISGSEFIELFVGVGASRVRDLFEQAKQQAPCIVFIDELDALGKSRGGAGGFVGGNDEREQTLNQLLSEMDGFDANTGVIIIAATNRPEVLDPALRRPGRFDRQVVVDRPDKIGREAILKVHARNVKLANDVDLGKIAIRTPGFAGADLANLVNEAALLAARQNRQAVTMADFNEAIERLVAGLEKRSRVLNETEKKTVAYHEVGHAIIGALMPGAGKVEKISVVPRGVGALGYTIQMPEEDRFLMLEDEIRGRIATLLGGRSAEETIFGKVSTGAADDIQKATDLAERAITLYGMSDRLGTVAFEKSQQQFLEGYSNPRRAISPKVAEEIDREVKQTLDNAHHIALSILQYNRDLLESTAEELLDKEILEGSQLRDRLNKVRVPDEMTQWLRTGKLSEDKPLMQSLLV
- the psaC gene encoding photosystem I iron-sulfur center protein PsaC, which encodes MSHTVKIYDTCIGCTQCVRACPTDVLEMVPWDGCKAAQIASSPRTEDCVGCKRCETACPTDFLSIRVYLGAETTRSMGLAY